The following are encoded in a window of Castanea sativa cultivar Marrone di Chiusa Pesio chromosome 5, ASM4071231v1 genomic DNA:
- the LOC142636363 gene encoding uncharacterized protein LOC142636363, whose product MFLSFCLRKRSTFMCRGFHVGKQFSNPSTEDIVFRAICVNLKQRRWKLLEQMSLSITNSLVCRVVGEFRNSPQLALEFYNWIGEKNFSHSLESCCAVIHLLVKLRRFDEALAHMGNLMCVRGLAPFDVLEGLINSYEGDDSSPAVFDALVRACTQFGATNCAYEVINKLRMGGCWVTIHAWNNFLGHLLKLNEVDRFWKVYKEMISYGYGENVNTFNLIVYALCKECKLLEAISVFYRMLKDKIWPNVVTFNMIIDGACKMGNLELALKLVRKMGVMSGGCVRPNSVTYNCIINGFCKIGNIALAEEVRIEMTKVGIESNERTYGTLIDGHARGGSLEEAFKLCNEMVERGLIPNTVVYNTVIHWLYKVGDMEGASLLLSDMIDKRICPDQFTYSILTKGLCKNGYVTEALRLNNQVIGKNLIEDAFSHNILINYMCRSKKIAGAKQLLGSMFVHGLIPDLVTYGSLIDGYCKEGNVEYAVQIYDQMIKVDEKPNLVIYNSVINGLCKEAAMDVAKLLTNVLQSMGLFDAITYNTLINGYCIGGKIDEAFALFSEMRKVGILENRVTYNTLINFLCKFGCFQQAKDLMKLMARHGIVPDSISYTTLVTNFSKNCSPEEVIELHDEMVLKGVIPDRQTYKAIVSPLIQEENAET is encoded by the coding sequence ATGTTTTTAAGCTTTTGTTTAAGGAAAAGAAGTACTTTTATGTGCCGGGGTTTTCACGTTGGTAAGCAGTTCTCAAATCCAAGTACTGAGGACATTGTTTTTAGAGCAATTTGTGTTAATTTAAAGCAGAGGAGATGGAAACTTTTGGAGCAAATGTCTCTGAGTATCACCAACTCATTAGTATGTCGTGTGGTTGGCGAGTTTCGGAACTCGCCACAGTTAGCTTTGGAGTTCTACAATTGGATTGGAGAGAAGAATTTTTCGCACTCATTGGAATCTTGTTGTGCTGTAATTCATTTGTTGGTAAAATTAAGGAGGTTCGATGAGGCCTTGGCTCATATGGGGAACTTAATGTGTGTAAGAGGATTGGCTCCATTCGATGTTTTGGAAGGGTTGATTAATAGTTATGAAGGAGATGATTCAAGTCCAGCAGTGTTTGATGCATTGGTAAGGGCCTGTACTCAGTTTGGGGCGACCAATTGTGCTTATGAAGTGATCAACAAGTTGAGAATGGGCGGTTGTTGGGTTACAATTCACGCTTGGAATAACTTTCTGGGTCACCTTTTGAAGTTGAATGAAGTTGATAGATTTTGGAAGGTGTATAAAGAAATGATTTCATATGGGTATGGTGAAAATGTGAATACTTTCAATTTGATTGTTTATGCTCTTTGTAAGGAATGTAAATTACTAGAAGCAATCTCGGTATTTTACCGGATGTTGAAGGATAAAATTTGGCCCAATGTTGTTACTTTTAACATGATCATAGATGGAGCTTGCAAGATGGGCAACTTGGAACTTGCCCTGAAGCTTGTAAGGAAGATGGGGGTGATGTCAGGGGGATGTGTAAGGCCCAATTCAGTTACTTATAATTGTATTATTAATGGGTTTTGTAAGATCGGGAACATAGCATTGGCAGAAGAAGTACGTATTGAAATGACTAAGGTGGGTATTGAGTCCAATGAAAGGACCTATGGGACTCTGATAGATGGGCATGCAAGAGGAGGGAGTTTGGAGGAGGCTTTTAAGTTGTGTAATGAAATGGTGGAAAGGGGCTTAATTCCTAATACTGTCGTTTACAATACAGTTATCCATTGGCTTTACAAGGTAGGAGATATGGAGGGAGCTTCTTTGCTATTGTCTGACATGATTGATAAGCGTATATGCCCTGATCAATTCACCTACTCGATCCTCACGAAGGGGCTTTGCAAAAATGGATATGTGACTGAAGCTCTTAGACTGAATAACCAGGTAATAGGAAAGAACCTCATTGAAGATGCTTTTTCTCACAATATTCTCATAAATTATATGTGCCGAAGCAAAAAAATAGCAGGAGCCAAGCAATTGTTGGGCAGTATGTTTGTTCATGGTTTAATTCCTGACCTTGTTACATATGGTAGTTTGATTGATGGGTACTGCAAGGAAGGAAATGTAGAGTATGCAGTTCAGATCTATGACCAAATGATAAAGGTGGATGAAAAACCCAACTTGGTTATATACAATTCTGTCATAAATGGTTTATGCAAAGAGGCAGCGATGGATGTTGCAAAACTCTTGACAAATGTTTTACAGAGCATGGGTTTATTTGATGCGATAACGTATAATACTTTGATTAATGGCTATTGCATCGGTGGGAAGATTGACGAGGCATTTGCTTTGTTTTCAGAAATGAGAAAGGTGGGGATTTTAGAGAACAGAGTCACGTATAATACACTAATCAACTTCTTGTGCAAGTTTGGGTGTTTTCAACAGGCAAAAGACCTTATGAAGTTGATGGCTCGTCATGGCATTGTTCCTGATTCCATATCATACACAACACTTGTTACCAATTTCAGCAAGAATTGCAGTCCAGAGGAGGTGATTGAATTGCATGATGAGATGGTGCTTAAGGGAGTGATCCCTGATAGACAAACATATAAGGCCATTGTTAGCCCACTTATTCAAGAAGAGAATGCAGAAACTTGA
- the LOC142635663 gene encoding uncharacterized protein LOC142635663 produces the protein MLASQNKYPSKGRCVHVFNEQVGSFQNIEDSFWVSLISGPILFILDVAPLNIVGRYMDGVYTAVQDYQHRPVKSSIDAPFEREPLFSLPSFPLYTEANSEVLRGPITSDVNMVSSTASQQLPKKTMAAALAESTKKKSVALVPKEIVKLSALGLMEYNTDWKAIPVSSMQIEASDDIIFVDETRNGVNSKLEIWRDASKSKEDNINGDMLVVEKPQVTPKPNVGKDIHASASVALTCVQGNEFIEEQQGEEMVSKESIVLEGAHDVILEANKSAFDQPSMAVRRMKTSPLTVQEITCIQEISQGRKDDQAENAGGKNKCGDESTDMLGKRGSTPDWNHVQVFNSITVYLGISSQFTSARNGTSNKMEPNHPDSGMTLHTRKSQFFFRPYRGRRKSGASSSHLVKLVLDLPLVNLPPSVRVVSQADFKGFQFGASTKISVAGGGILKAVQKKNSPLKDNVRHSHPEESEVDKNKCIPEERRIDSDLQMHPLLFQSPEDRHLPYYRLNCGTSTSSSFIFFSGNQPQLNLNLFHNPYLENYFGVTTEKVFDAVQTESLVCRGLATGVNPPSPTERTNELDLEIHLRYTSRKKKGMESRDVTAFSTDLVSSSHGLSIPSNNISRYHMDDIGDQSHPEIVMEQEELSNPDEEIEEHVEFECEGMADSEGEDGSGCEQIPEMQNKVVWPVEAGGLRIWRIGLFNQALLGKWLWRFRKEATHLWRQVIASKYGEGSGGWCTRAIRGTHGYGMWKNIRKGAKIFFGHVLYVAREGFCIRFWHDPWNSPTPLKELYP, from the exons ATGTTAGCTTCTCAAAACAAGTATCCTTCTAAAGGAAGATGTGTACATGTTTTCAATGAGCAAGTGGGTTCTTTCCAAAACATTGAGGACTCTTTCTGGGTGTCCTTGATAAGTGGTCCGATACTGTTCATCTTGGATGTGGCTCCACTCAATATAGTTGGAAGATATATGGATGGTGTTTATACTG CTGTTCAGGACTATCAACATCGTCCTGTGAAATCTAGTATTGATGCTCCCTTTGAAAGAGAACCACTGTTTTCCCTTCCTTCTTTCCCGTTGTATACTGAAGCTAATTCTGAAGTTTTAAGGGGACCCATTACCTCAGATGTTAACATGGTTTCATCTACAGCCAGTCAACAATTGCCTAAAAAAACAATGGCTGCTGCACTTGCAGAAAGCACCAAGAAGAAATCAGTTGCTTTAGTTCCCAAGGAAATTGTAAA GCTATCAGCGCTGGGGTTGATGGAATACAATACAGATTGGAAGGCTATTCCAGTTTCTTCCATGCAAATCGAGGCATCAG atgatataATTTTTGTGGATGAAACTAGAAATGGAGTCAACTCCAAATTAGAAATTTGGAGGGATGCTTCAAAATCTAAAG AAGACAACATTAATGGTGATATGTTGGTAGTGGAGAAACCTCAAGTGACACCAAAGCCTAATGTTGGCAAAGACATACATGCCTCGGCAAGTGTTGCCTTAACATGCGTGCAAGGAAACGAATTTATTGAAGAACAACAAGGTGAAGAGATGGTTTCTAAAGAGAGTATTGTGTTAGAAGGTGCACATGATGTGATATTGGAAGCTAATAAATCTGCTTTTGATCAGCCTTCCATG GCAGTTCGGAGAATGAAAACCTCTCCATTGACTGTGCAAGAGATAACATGTATTCAGGAG ATCTCCCAGGGACGTAag GATGATCAAGCTGAAAATGCTGGAGGAAAGAATAAATGTGGAGATGAAAGCACAGATATGCTGGGCAAG AGAGGCTCAACTCCAGACTGGAATCATGTACAAGTTTTCAACTCTATCACAGTGTACCTGGGTATTTCATCTCAGTTTACTAGTGCTAGAAATGGTACATCTAATAAAATGGAACCAAATCATCCAGATTCTGGTATGACATTGCATACCAGAAAATCCCAATTCTTTTTTCGGCCTTATCGTGGTCGTAGAAAAAGTGGTGCTTCTAGTTCCCACTTAGTGAAATTAGTGCTAGACTTGCCTCTTGTGAATCTTCCACCATCTGTTCGTGTAGTCTCACAAGCAGACTTCAAAGGCTTTCAGTTTGGAGCATCTACCAAGATTTCTGTGGCTGGAGGTGGTATTT TAAAAGCTGTACAGAAAAAAAATAGTCCATTGAAAGACAATGTTAGACATTCGCATCCAGAAGAATCTGAAGTTGATAAGAATAAATGTATTCCTGAGGAAAGACGCATTGATTCTGATCTTCAAATGCATCCTTTACTGTTCCAGTCCCCTGAAGATAGACATCTGCCCTATTATCGATTGAACTGCGGCACTAGTACTTCtagttctttcattttcttttcaggAAATCAGCCTCAATTGAACCTAAATCTCTTCCATAATCCTTACctagaaaattattttggag TGACTACTGAGAAAGTTTTTGACGCTGTCCAGACAGAGTCACTAGTATGTCGTGGTCTGGCTACTGGTGTTAATCCTCCAAGCCCTACAGAGAGAACTAATGAACTGGACTTGGAGATCCACCTAAGGTATACatcaagaaagaagaaaggaatGGAAAGTAGAGATGTGACTGCAT TTAGTACTGACCTTGTTTCAAGTAGCCATGGATTGTCAATACCAAGTAATAACATCAGCAGATATCACATGGATGATATAGGTGACCAGTCTCATCCAGAGATTGTGATGGAGCAGGAAGAATTGAGCAATCCTgatgaagaaattgaagaacATGTAGAGTTTGAGTGTGAGGGTATGGCTGATTCTGAAGGAGAGGATGGATCAGGCTGTGAACAAATTCCTGAGATGCAAAATAAG GTTGTGTGGCCAGTGGAGGCAGGTGGTTTGAGGATTTGGAGGATTGGGTTGTTTAACCAAGCTTTACTAGGGAAGTGGCTTTGGCGCTTTAGGAAGGAGGCCACACACTTATGGCGTCAGGTCATAGCCTCCAAATATGGGGAAGGTAGTGGTGGCTGGTGCACTAGAGCTATTAGAGGAACACATGGCTATGGGATGTGGAAGAACATTAGGAAGGGGGCAAAGATTTTCTTTGGTCATGTGTTGTATGTGGCGAGAGAAGGTTTTTGTATTCGGTTCTGGCATGATCCTTGGAATAGTCCTACTCCTTTGAAAGAATTATATCCATAA